From a region of the Bradyrhizobium diazoefficiens genome:
- the paaK gene encoding phenylacetate--CoA ligase PaaK — protein sequence MAQTRLKEGGNGYSPEMDAHERASRDEIMALQKQRLAWSLKHAYDNVAHYRKAFDEAGVHPADFRELSDLAKFPFTVKTDLRDNYPFNMFAVSREKLVRVHASSGTTGKPIVVGYTQADIDIWSEVMARSIRAAGGRTGMIIHNAYGYGLFTGGLGVHYGAEKLGCTVVPISGGMTERQVQLINDFRPDIITVTPSYMLAILDEFKRQKLDPRQCSLKVGIFGAEPWTNAMRGEIEDAFDMDATDIYGLSEVIGPGVAQECIETKDGLHIWEDHFYPEVIDPETGAVLPDGEKGELVFTSLTKEAFPVIRYRTRDLTRLLPGTARPGMRRMEKVTGRSDDMIILRGVNLFPTQIEEVLLATDWCGGHFILELTREGRMDELTIIAEARPESWDGRGLVDHADRISAYIKNTIGISSKVRVVAPATLERSLGKAKRLYDKRPKD from the coding sequence ATGGCTCAGACGAGGCTCAAGGAAGGCGGCAACGGCTATAGCCCCGAGATGGACGCGCATGAGCGCGCCTCGCGCGACGAGATCATGGCACTGCAGAAGCAGCGGCTGGCCTGGTCGCTGAAGCACGCTTATGACAACGTCGCACATTATCGCAAGGCGTTCGACGAGGCCGGCGTTCATCCGGCCGACTTTCGCGAGTTGTCCGATCTGGCGAAATTTCCGTTCACCGTAAAGACGGACTTGCGCGACAATTATCCCTTCAACATGTTCGCCGTGTCGCGCGAAAAGCTGGTGCGCGTGCATGCCTCTTCCGGTACGACGGGCAAGCCGATCGTCGTGGGGTATACCCAAGCCGACATCGATATCTGGTCGGAGGTGATGGCGCGCTCGATCCGCGCCGCCGGCGGCCGCACCGGCATGATCATCCACAATGCCTATGGCTATGGTCTCTTCACCGGCGGGCTCGGTGTCCACTACGGCGCCGAGAAGCTCGGTTGCACCGTGGTGCCGATCTCCGGCGGCATGACCGAACGGCAGGTGCAGCTCATCAACGATTTTCGTCCTGATATCATCACGGTGACGCCGAGCTACATGCTGGCGATCCTCGACGAGTTCAAGCGACAGAAGCTCGATCCGCGCCAGTGCTCGCTCAAGGTCGGCATCTTCGGCGCCGAGCCCTGGACCAATGCGATGCGCGGCGAGATCGAGGACGCCTTCGACATGGACGCGACCGACATCTACGGTCTCTCCGAGGTGATCGGCCCCGGGGTCGCGCAGGAATGCATCGAGACCAAGGACGGCTTGCACATCTGGGAGGACCATTTCTATCCCGAAGTGATCGACCCCGAGACCGGCGCGGTGCTGCCCGACGGTGAGAAGGGCGAACTGGTCTTCACCTCGCTGACCAAGGAAGCCTTTCCGGTGATCCGCTATCGCACTCGCGACCTGACGCGGCTTCTCCCCGGCACGGCACGCCCCGGCATGCGGCGGATGGAGAAGGTGACGGGTCGCTCGGACGACATGATCATCCTGCGCGGGGTCAATCTGTTCCCGACCCAGATCGAGGAGGTGCTGCTCGCGACCGACTGGTGCGGCGGTCATTTCATTCTGGAACTGACCCGCGAAGGCCGGATGGACGAGTTGACCATCATCGCCGAGGCCAGGCCGGAAAGCTGGGATGGCCGGGGGCTCGTCGATCACGCCGACCGGATCTCGGCCTACATCAAGAACACGATCGGGATCAGCTCCAAGGTGAGGGTGGTCGCGCCGGCCACGCTGGAACGCTCGCTCGGCAAGGCCAAGCGTCTCTACGACAAGCGGCCCAAGGACTGA
- a CDS encoding cytochrome P450: MSDVSQPAAHPPVTDWVHDFDHTDPQWTEDPFPIWDELRAASPVVHTKRFLGCYLPTTYEAVREIANDTEHFSSRRIIVRDVRPEVGRNAAPPITSDPPVHKPAKQLLLPPFTPDAMKKLEPRMRTICNELIDGFIADGRVDAAARYSKYIPVRAIAHMLGIPESDSDLFINWIHMILELGIKDESRLLQAVQEMSAYFSAHIEERRTKPTDDLISYLMNAKDKEGNPLEDSHVLGSLRLLLIAGIDTTWSAIGSSLWHLARTPADRERLIAEPALIPTAVEELLRAYSPVTMAREVVKETTISGCPVKAGNMVLLSFPAANRDPKMFPDADKVVIDRRENRHAAFGLGIHRCVGSNLARMEMQVALEEWLKRIPDFALDPAGTVTWSQGTVRGPRQLPILLGKAM; this comes from the coding sequence ATGTCCGACGTCAGCCAGCCCGCCGCCCATCCGCCCGTGACCGATTGGGTCCACGATTTCGACCACACCGATCCGCAGTGGACGGAGGATCCCTTCCCGATCTGGGACGAGTTGCGCGCTGCCAGCCCCGTGGTGCACACGAAGCGCTTTCTCGGCTGCTACCTGCCGACGACTTACGAGGCAGTGCGCGAGATCGCCAACGACACCGAGCATTTCTCGTCGCGCCGCATCATCGTGCGCGACGTCCGTCCCGAGGTCGGCAGGAACGCTGCCCCGCCGATCACCTCGGATCCGCCCGTGCACAAGCCGGCCAAGCAGTTGCTGCTGCCCCCCTTCACGCCGGACGCGATGAAGAAGCTGGAGCCACGGATGCGCACGATCTGCAACGAGCTGATCGACGGATTCATCGCCGACGGCAGGGTCGACGCCGCAGCGCGCTACAGCAAATATATTCCAGTTCGGGCGATCGCCCACATGCTCGGCATTCCCGAGAGCGACAGCGATCTCTTCATCAACTGGATCCACATGATCCTGGAGCTCGGCATCAAGGACGAGAGCAGGCTGCTCCAGGCCGTGCAGGAGATGAGTGCCTATTTCAGCGCGCACATCGAGGAACGCAGGACCAAGCCGACCGACGATCTCATCTCGTACCTGATGAACGCCAAGGACAAGGAAGGCAACCCGCTCGAGGACTCGCACGTCCTTGGCTCGCTGCGCCTGCTCCTGATCGCCGGCATCGACACCACCTGGAGCGCGATCGGTTCGTCGCTCTGGCATCTTGCCAGGACGCCCGCCGACCGCGAGCGGCTGATTGCCGAGCCTGCATTGATCCCGACCGCGGTGGAGGAGCTGCTGCGCGCCTATTCGCCGGTGACGATGGCCCGCGAGGTGGTCAAGGAGACGACGATCTCGGGCTGTCCGGTCAAGGCGGGCAACATGGTGCTGCTGTCCTTCCCGGCCGCAAACCGCGATCCCAAGATGTTTCCTGATGCTGACAAGGTCGTGATCGACCGCCGGGAGAACCGCCACGCCGCCTTCGGCCTTGGCATCCACCGTTGCGTCGGTTCCAACCTGGCCCGCATGGAGATGCAGGTTGCGCTGGAGGAATGGCTGAAACGCATTCCGGATTTCGCGCTCGATCCGGCAGGCACCGTGACCTGGTCGCAGGGCACCGTGAGAGGCCCCCGCCAGTTGCCAATCTTGCTCGGAAAGGCGATGTAA
- a CDS encoding bifunctional alpha/beta hydrolase/OsmC family protein: MPTERFQFTGEGGHQLAAALELPEGEPAAYALFAHCFTCGKDTLAAKRISVALAAKGIAVLRFDFTGLGSSEGDFANSTFSSNVADLVRAAEHLRSARRAPSILIGHSLGGAAILAAAAKIPEARAVVTIAAPSDPVHVTGLFKEQVDNIRAQGEVEVSLAGRPFRIKREFLDDIAEHELMKDVTGLHKALLVMHSPIDDTVGIDNATKIFVAARHPKSFVSLDHADHLLTRPIDALYVADVIAAWASRYVDGTKPAKAIDLPEAPRQVVVQETRKSKFNQVITVGPHHLVADEPVPAGGEDAGPGPYDFLLAGLGACTSMTMRLYADRKSLPLDRVTVTLKHSKIYAKDCAECDTREGMLDQIERDIAMDGALDAEQRRKLMEIADKCPVHRTLTSEIRIVTKAVD; this comes from the coding sequence ATGCCGACGGAACGCTTCCAATTCACGGGCGAAGGCGGCCATCAGCTCGCGGCCGCGCTGGAGCTGCCGGAGGGCGAGCCCGCAGCCTACGCGCTGTTTGCGCACTGCTTCACTTGCGGCAAGGATACGCTCGCGGCCAAGCGCATCTCGGTCGCGCTCGCCGCCAAGGGCATCGCGGTGCTGCGCTTTGACTTCACCGGGCTCGGCTCCAGTGAAGGCGATTTCGCCAACTCGACGTTTTCCTCCAACGTCGCCGATCTCGTGCGCGCGGCTGAGCACCTGCGCAGCGCCCGCAGGGCGCCGTCAATTCTGATCGGCCACAGCCTCGGGGGCGCGGCGATCCTCGCCGCCGCAGCAAAGATCCCGGAGGCAAGGGCGGTCGTGACCATTGCGGCGCCGTCCGATCCCGTCCACGTCACCGGCCTGTTCAAGGAGCAAGTTGACAACATCCGCGCCCAGGGCGAGGTCGAGGTCTCGCTCGCAGGACGCCCGTTCCGGATCAAGCGCGAATTCCTCGACGACATCGCCGAGCACGAACTGATGAAGGACGTCACCGGCCTGCACAAGGCGCTGCTGGTGATGCACTCGCCAATCGACGACACCGTCGGCATCGACAATGCAACCAAGATCTTCGTTGCAGCCAGGCACCCCAAGAGCTTCGTCTCGCTCGACCATGCCGATCATCTGCTCACCAGGCCAATCGACGCGCTCTATGTGGCCGATGTGATTGCGGCCTGGGCCAGCCGCTACGTCGACGGCACAAAACCCGCGAAAGCGATAGATCTCCCCGAAGCGCCGCGTCAGGTCGTGGTGCAGGAGACTCGCAAGAGCAAGTTCAACCAGGTCATTACCGTCGGCCCGCATCATCTTGTGGCGGACGAACCGGTGCCTGCCGGCGGCGAGGACGCCGGCCCCGGGCCCTACGATTTCCTGCTTGCAGGATTGGGCGCCTGCACCTCGATGACCATGCGGCTCTATGCCGACCGCAAGTCGCTCCCCCTCGACCGCGTCACCGTTACGCTGAAGCACTCCAAGATCTACGCCAAGGACTGCGCGGAGTGCGACACGCGCGAGGGCATGCTCGACCAGATCGAGCGCGACATTGCGATGGATGGCGCGCTCGACGCCGAGCAGCGCAGGAAGCTGATGGAGATCGCCGACAAGTGTCCGGTGCACCGGACACTGACGTCCGAGATCCGCATCGTGACGAAGGCCGTGGATTAG
- a CDS encoding PLP-dependent aminotransferase family protein, producing the protein MISTLIDLNRADGEGLVARLTSQLRSLIVSGGLGKGRALPSSRGLASDLGVSRNTVTYAFEQLAAEGYLEASRGRRPVVTFGGGERIEGARAVTSRPRSDKPRLSPWASRLKQADWPMSYQAPLKPLRPGHGDFREFPNDVWARCLRRSAVRAAKRDLGSVNRTRLREALAHYLATSRGVRATAEQILILPSAQAALTLIAATLITPGDEVWVEDPGYPGATAAFRASGARVTGIGLDGQGMQRMPGLPPPTLIFMTPSHQHPTGRLMSLSRRTEFLGLSRPDKAWIVEDDYDGEFHYDSRPVPALQGLDAHGRVFYVGTFSKAMTSDIRLGYLVAPPALASTLEIAQRHIGLIAASHVQEALAEFIADGHFLAHLRRMRRLYHARRDHLVEGLQRHLGDVLTVEVPSGGIQLVARLKRGRADQAAVKRLVEAGVETRALSSLALGRPRDHGLLLGFAAWRESEISAAVRTMASCL; encoded by the coding sequence ATGATCTCTACTCTGATCGACCTGAACCGGGCTGACGGCGAAGGGCTGGTGGCCCGACTGACGAGCCAGCTTCGGAGCCTGATCGTCAGCGGCGGTCTCGGCAAAGGCCGCGCACTGCCATCGAGCCGAGGGCTTGCGAGCGATCTCGGCGTCTCCCGGAACACCGTTACCTATGCGTTCGAGCAGCTTGCCGCCGAGGGATATCTTGAGGCATCGCGCGGCCGCCGCCCGGTGGTCACGTTTGGCGGCGGCGAACGGATCGAAGGCGCGCGCGCTGTCACGTCGCGGCCGCGCTCTGACAAGCCGCGGCTCTCGCCCTGGGCCTCGAGGCTCAAGCAGGCCGACTGGCCGATGTCCTATCAGGCGCCGCTGAAACCGCTGCGCCCGGGGCATGGCGATTTCCGGGAGTTTCCAAACGATGTTTGGGCCCGCTGCCTCCGCCGCAGCGCCGTGCGTGCGGCCAAACGCGATCTCGGATCGGTGAACCGAACGCGCCTGCGCGAGGCGCTGGCGCATTATCTGGCAACCAGCAGGGGCGTTCGCGCCACGGCCGAGCAGATCCTGATCTTGCCGAGCGCGCAGGCCGCCCTGACTTTGATCGCGGCTACGCTCATCACGCCCGGTGACGAGGTCTGGGTCGAGGATCCCGGCTATCCCGGCGCCACGGCTGCCTTCCGCGCGTCCGGCGCGCGCGTGACCGGTATCGGTCTCGATGGGCAAGGCATGCAGCGAATGCCGGGGCTGCCGCCCCCGACCCTGATCTTCATGACTCCCTCGCACCAGCATCCAACCGGACGGCTGATGTCGCTCTCCCGCCGCACCGAGTTCCTTGGCCTGAGCAGGCCCGACAAGGCCTGGATCGTGGAAGACGACTACGACGGCGAATTTCACTACGACAGCCGGCCGGTGCCGGCCTTGCAGGGGCTCGATGCTCACGGCCGCGTCTTCTATGTCGGAACGTTTTCGAAGGCGATGACATCGGACATCCGGCTGGGTTATCTCGTCGCGCCGCCGGCGCTGGCCAGCACCTTGGAGATTGCGCAGCGGCACATCGGCCTGATCGCCGCCAGCCATGTTCAGGAAGCGCTCGCCGAGTTCATTGCCGACGGCCATTTTCTCGCGCATCTGCGCAGGATGCGCCGGCTCTATCACGCGCGCCGCGATCACCTCGTTGAGGGACTTCAGCGCCATCTCGGCGATGTGCTCACGGTCGAGGTGCCCTCGGGCGGTATCCAGCTCGTGGCACGCCTCAAGCGCGGTCGCGCCGATCAGGCGGCAGTCAAACGGCTGGTCGAGGCGGGGGTCGAAACGCGCGCCTTGTCGAGCCTGGCGCTCGGACGGCCGCGTGATCATGGCCTGCTGCTCGGCTTTGCGGCATGGCGCGAGAGCGAGATCAGCGCGGCGGTGCGAACGATGGCGTCGTGCCTCTAG
- the paaI gene encoding hydroxyphenylacetyl-CoA thioesterase PaaI, whose amino-acid sequence MNVKAALSPENVARACADAMWAEDDASKGLGMEIVEIGPGFATLAMTVRPDMVNGQRIAHGGFIFTLADSAFAFACNSHDERVVAAQGQITFIKPGKLGDRLVAKAREITRGGRSGIYDVRVTAGDTVIAEFRGHSRVIPGTWLPAQDQ is encoded by the coding sequence GTGAACGTCAAAGCCGCTTTGTCGCCTGAGAATGTTGCCCGCGCCTGCGCCGACGCGATGTGGGCGGAGGACGATGCTTCCAAGGGGCTCGGCATGGAGATCGTCGAGATCGGTCCGGGCTTCGCGACGCTCGCGATGACGGTGCGGCCGGACATGGTCAATGGCCAGCGCATTGCCCATGGCGGCTTCATCTTCACGCTCGCCGATTCCGCCTTCGCCTTTGCCTGCAACTCGCACGATGAGCGCGTGGTGGCGGCTCAGGGCCAGATCACCTTCATCAAGCCCGGCAAGCTCGGCGACCGCCTCGTTGCGAAGGCACGCGAGATCACGCGCGGGGGACGCTCTGGCATCTATGACGTCCGTGTCACCGCGGGCGACACCGTCATCGCGGAATTTCGCGGGCACTCGCGTGTCATTCCCGGCACGTGGCTGCCGGCGCAAGACCAATAA
- a CDS encoding YeeE/YedE family protein, which translates to MESFAQFVIPAGLVIGLIYGAVGLLSGFCLMSSMRGWLAQGDGRLVRTYALAIAVAIAVSQLLAGNGTVDLGKSIYLQPSFSAPVLFLGGLLFGYGMVLSNGCGSRALVLLGRGNLRSFVVVIVLAIAAQMTLKGLIAPARIALVQASQTTLSANSLPSLLSMFGLAAPFARALAAALIVIALVVFAFAHPAFRRSPGQIAAGIIVGLLVAAAWFVTGYLGADDFNPVAVTSLTFIAPIADSVQYAMLSTGLTLNFGIATVAGVFGGSLVTALATGRFKLESYSSPRHMLRSGSGAALMGIGGVMAFGCSIGQGLTGMSTLALGSFVALAGILLGTTAGLRGALRVRPPAVA; encoded by the coding sequence ATGGAATCGTTCGCTCAGTTCGTGATCCCGGCCGGCCTCGTCATCGGCCTGATCTATGGCGCTGTCGGCCTGCTCAGCGGTTTTTGCCTGATGAGCAGCATGCGCGGCTGGCTCGCACAAGGGGACGGGCGGCTGGTGCGCACCTATGCGCTGGCGATCGCCGTTGCGATCGCCGTCAGCCAATTGTTGGCGGGCAATGGCACGGTCGACCTCGGCAAATCCATCTATCTGCAACCGTCCTTTTCGGCGCCGGTACTGTTCCTTGGCGGGCTGCTGTTCGGCTACGGCATGGTGCTGTCGAACGGTTGCGGCTCGCGGGCGCTGGTGCTGCTCGGGCGCGGCAACCTCCGATCCTTCGTCGTCGTGATCGTGCTGGCCATCGCCGCGCAGATGACGCTCAAGGGCCTGATCGCGCCGGCCCGCATCGCGCTGGTTCAGGCATCGCAAACCACGCTCAGCGCCAATTCGCTGCCATCATTGCTGTCGATGTTCGGTCTCGCCGCACCTTTCGCGCGTGCGCTGGCTGCGGCTCTCATCGTCATCGCGCTGGTCGTGTTTGCTTTCGCCCATCCGGCCTTCCGTCGATCGCCAGGCCAGATCGCAGCGGGAATCATCGTCGGTCTCCTCGTTGCGGCTGCCTGGTTCGTCACCGGCTATCTCGGCGCCGACGACTTCAATCCCGTTGCGGTGACCTCGCTCACCTTCATCGCGCCGATCGCGGACAGCGTGCAATACGCCATGCTCTCGACCGGCCTGACGCTGAACTTCGGCATCGCGACAGTCGCCGGTGTCTTCGGCGGCAGCCTGGTCACGGCCCTTGCGACGGGCCGTTTCAAGCTCGAAAGCTATTCCTCGCCCCGTCACATGCTGCGCTCGGGCAGCGGCGCCGCGCTGATGGGCATCGGCGGCGTGATGGCGTTCGGCTGCTCGATCGGGCAAGGGCTCACCGGCATGTCGACGCTGGCGCTGGGCTCGTTCGTCGCGCTCGCCGGCATTCTGCTCGGCACCACGGCAGGCCTGCGCGGTGCGTTGCGGGTTCGGCCGCCTGCTGTGGCCTGA
- a CDS encoding ferredoxin, producing MTARLRVHVDPDKCQGHARCKALAPELFELDEYGNAHEAGDGTVPPGLEDKAWLAKSNCPEIAIDVIEE from the coding sequence ATGACAGCGCGACTGAGGGTTCACGTCGATCCCGACAAATGCCAGGGTCACGCGCGCTGCAAGGCGCTCGCGCCGGAGCTGTTCGAGCTCGACGAATATGGCAACGCTCACGAAGCCGGTGACGGCACCGTTCCGCCGGGTCTGGAAGACAAAGCGTGGCTCGCCAAATCCAACTGCCCGGAAATCGCGATCGATGTAATCGAGGAGTGA
- a CDS encoding TetR/AcrR family transcriptional regulator — protein MRSHLARKPENTYHHGDLRDAMIKAALRQAERGGAEAISIKALAKQLGVSQPAPYRHFADREALLAAVTTEAFRQFSAILREAMARPSKQSTLSRLAQATLEFGLRRNGIYRLMFASRTVSSAAKGSELHEATRETFALVIEALEAPAVGYLRERQALKIWAALHGVVMLAEQGLFTGESAHATREELVEDFVRETKAALAVAIKGARRRKPTGP, from the coding sequence ATGCGCTCCCATCTCGCTCGCAAGCCCGAAAACACCTACCATCATGGCGATCTCCGCGACGCCATGATCAAGGCCGCACTGCGCCAAGCGGAGCGGGGCGGCGCCGAGGCGATCAGCATCAAGGCGCTGGCCAAGCAGCTTGGCGTCTCGCAGCCGGCGCCATATCGGCACTTTGCCGATCGCGAGGCGCTGCTTGCGGCCGTGACGACGGAGGCGTTCCGGCAGTTCAGTGCGATCTTGCGGGAGGCGATGGCGAGGCCGTCGAAACAATCAACGCTGTCGCGGCTGGCGCAGGCGACACTCGAGTTCGGTCTGCGCCGCAACGGCATCTACCGTTTGATGTTCGCGTCGCGCACCGTCTCAAGCGCGGCCAAGGGCAGCGAGCTGCACGAGGCCACGCGTGAGACGTTTGCGCTCGTGATCGAGGCGCTGGAAGCTCCCGCGGTCGGCTATTTGCGCGAGCGGCAAGCGCTCAAGATCTGGGCGGCGCTGCACGGCGTCGTGATGCTGGCCGAGCAGGGCCTGTTTACCGGCGAATCGGCGCACGCCACGCGCGAGGAACTGGTTGAGGACTTCGTCAGGGAAACGAAGGCCGCGCTCGCGGTCGCGATCAAGGGCGCGCGGCGTCGAAAACCGACTGGTCCCTAA
- a CDS encoding sulfite oxidase-like oxidoreductase produces the protein MADDEPPSDSKLTRTKEKWAREGRFLTGRVARPRDQRLPPGQHLTKDWPVLDLGVVPPVSRERWRLDVYGAIENPVFWTFAEFAAQKQARFTSDIHCVTTWSRYDNEWEGLATRELLAACQPREDARFVVLHSHDGYTTNLTLEDFAAEDALLAHSWSGQPLTEEHGGPVRLVVPHLYFWKSAKWLQAIEFLTGDAPGFWEVRGYHNRGDPWAEQRYSDD, from the coding sequence ATGGCCGACGACGAGCCGCCGTCCGATAGCAAGCTGACGCGCACCAAGGAAAAGTGGGCACGCGAAGGCCGCTTCCTCACCGGCAGAGTCGCGCGTCCCAGGGATCAGCGCCTGCCGCCCGGACAGCACCTCACCAAGGACTGGCCTGTGCTCGATCTCGGGGTCGTGCCGCCGGTGTCGCGCGAACGCTGGCGGCTTGACGTTTACGGTGCGATCGAGAACCCCGTGTTCTGGACCTTTGCGGAGTTCGCTGCGCAGAAGCAGGCCCGGTTTACCTCCGACATCCACTGCGTCACCACTTGGTCGCGCTACGACAATGAGTGGGAAGGGCTCGCCACGCGCGAGCTGCTCGCGGCCTGCCAACCGCGCGAGGATGCACGCTTCGTGGTGCTGCATTCCCATGACGGCTACACCACCAACCTCACGCTGGAAGACTTTGCCGCCGAGGATGCGCTGCTCGCCCATAGCTGGTCGGGCCAGCCGCTGACGGAGGAGCATGGCGGCCCGGTGCGCCTGGTCGTGCCCCACCTCTATTTCTGGAAGAGCGCGAAATGGCTTCAGGCCATCGAATTCCTGACCGGGGACGCGCCGGGCTTCTGGGAAGTTCGCGGCTATCACAACCGCGGCGATCCCTGGGCCGAGCAGCGCTATTCAGACGATTAG
- the paaE gene encoding 1,2-phenylacetyl-CoA epoxidase subunit PaaE: protein MSAAAPRFHRLAVSDLRREAADAVSITFAIPGELARDYAFTPGQYLTLRTTLDGEEVRRSYSICSGPDDGEIRIAVKKVDGGAFSNWAADELKCGDELDVMTPTGRFGTIPQADAARIHVGFAAGSGITPILSIVKGTLAREPGSRFFLFYGNRATDNIMFLEALEELKDRFIDRLSIFHVISGEEQDIPILHGRLDGDKVRVLLRSLVPAGSVDHVYICGPLGMSEDIEATCRELGIVQDRIHVERFVSEFGGKPRPKKVVAPDAPPKAIASLIIDGKRRDVPVAEDEAILDAALRAGVDLPFACKGGMCSTCRAKLVEGEAPMDINYSLEPWELKAGFVLTCQAKPSSERVVVDYDHV, encoded by the coding sequence ATGTCAGCCGCCGCACCACGCTTCCATCGCCTGGCCGTCAGCGATCTCCGCCGCGAGGCGGCCGACGCTGTCTCGATCACCTTCGCCATCCCCGGCGAGCTCGCTCGCGATTACGCCTTCACGCCCGGCCAGTACCTCACGCTCCGAACCACGCTGGACGGAGAAGAGGTGCGTCGCTCCTATTCGATTTGTTCCGGCCCCGACGACGGCGAGATTCGCATCGCCGTGAAGAAGGTCGACGGCGGCGCGTTTTCGAACTGGGCGGCGGACGAGCTGAAATGCGGTGACGAGCTCGACGTGATGACGCCGACGGGCCGCTTCGGTACGATCCCTCAGGCGGACGCTGCGCGCATCCATGTCGGCTTTGCCGCGGGCTCCGGCATCACCCCGATCCTGTCGATCGTCAAGGGTACGCTCGCGCGCGAGCCCGGCAGCCGTTTCTTCCTGTTCTACGGTAACCGCGCGACCGATAACATCATGTTCCTCGAAGCGCTCGAGGAGCTGAAGGACCGCTTCATCGATCGCCTCTCGATCTTCCACGTCATCTCCGGCGAGGAGCAGGATATCCCGATCCTGCATGGCCGGCTCGATGGCGACAAGGTGAGGGTGCTGTTGCGCTCACTGGTGCCGGCGGGAAGCGTCGATCATGTCTACATTTGCGGACCTCTTGGCATGAGCGAGGACATCGAGGCAACCTGCCGGGAGCTCGGCATCGTGCAAGACCGCATACATGTCGAGCGTTTCGTCTCCGAATTCGGCGGCAAGCCGCGGCCGAAGAAGGTGGTCGCTCCCGACGCGCCGCCGAAGGCGATCGCCTCGCTGATCATCGACGGCAAACGCCGCGACGTTCCGGTCGCCGAGGACGAGGCGATCCTCGATGCCGCACTGCGCGCCGGCGTCGATCTGCCGTTCGCCTGCAAGGGCGGTATGTGCTCGACCTGCCGCGCCAAGCTGGTCGAAGGTGAAGCACCGATGGACATCAATTATTCGCTGGAACCCTGGGAGCTGAAGGCAGGCTTCGTCCTGACCTGCCAGGCCAAGCCGTCGTCCGAGCGCGTCGTGGTCGATTATGATCATGTCTGA
- a CDS encoding zinc-binding alcohol dehydrogenase family protein: MLPVDAKTVEARCVRLNAKAENAAALAPVIEPQTLTRGPNDVLIEVKAAAVNPSDVKAATGLMPYAVFPRTPGRDYAGVVVDGPAGTIGREVFGSSGDLGIRCDGTHATHLVVEADAVVEKPKMMSWEEAAGIGVPFVTAMEGYRRAGVPKPRETVLVFGVNGKVGQAAVQIVTWRGANVIGVVRNVEAYEGHTNAPIEVIDASAMDIAARVREVTGGKGADIVFNTVGDPYFQAAHKSLALRGRQILIAAVDRIVQFNILEFYRGQHTYVGIDTLGLSSAATGAVLRDLGPGFASGHLKPFPIQASAVYPLERAKEAYVAVAGSSRDRVVLKP; the protein is encoded by the coding sequence ATGCTGCCAGTCGATGCCAAAACGGTCGAAGCGCGCTGCGTGCGCCTCAATGCTAAGGCCGAAAACGCCGCTGCGCTTGCGCCGGTGATTGAGCCTCAGACGCTCACGCGCGGTCCGAACGATGTCCTGATCGAGGTGAAGGCAGCCGCCGTCAATCCCTCCGACGTCAAGGCTGCCACGGGACTGATGCCCTATGCCGTGTTCCCCCGCACCCCGGGCCGTGACTATGCCGGTGTGGTGGTCGACGGGCCGGCCGGCACGATCGGCCGTGAGGTGTTCGGCTCGTCCGGCGATCTCGGCATTCGCTGCGACGGCACCCACGCCACCCATCTCGTGGTCGAAGCCGATGCCGTGGTGGAGAAGCCGAAGATGATGTCCTGGGAGGAAGCCGCCGGAATCGGCGTTCCCTTCGTCACGGCCATGGAAGGCTATCGCCGAGCCGGCGTTCCAAAGCCCCGCGAGACCGTGTTGGTGTTCGGTGTCAATGGCAAAGTCGGCCAGGCTGCGGTGCAGATTGTGACCTGGCGGGGCGCAAACGTCATCGGCGTGGTGCGCAACGTGGAAGCCTACGAAGGCCACACCAACGCGCCTATCGAGGTGATCGACGCCTCCGCAATGGACATTGCCGCACGCGTGCGCGAAGTGACGGGGGGCAAGGGCGCCGACATTGTCTTCAACACGGTGGGCGACCCCTATTTCCAGGCGGCGCACAAGTCGCTTGCATTGCGTGGTCGCCAGATCCTGATCGCCGCGGTCGATCGCATCGTGCAGTTCAACATTCTCGAATTCTATCGCGGCCAGCACACCTATGTCGGCATCGACACGCTGGGTCTGTCCTCGGCAGCGACCGGCGCAGTGCTGCGCGACCTCGGCCCCGGCTTTGCGAGCGGGCACCTGAAACCGTTCCCGATCCAGGCGAGCGCCGTTTATCCCCTGGAGCGCGCAAAGGAGGCATACGTCGCCGTCGCCGGCTCCTCGCGCGATCGTGTCGTCCTGAAGCCGTAG